A genomic window from Thunnus maccoyii chromosome 2, fThuMac1.1, whole genome shotgun sequence includes:
- the LOC121884801 gene encoding nucleolin-like, with amino-acid sequence MKLGLLVVLAVAVLVPSLSEGRIVSRCELKDKLGEAIVLPRRLQRFKERILTIVICEAERRSRLNTGLVRVFGKRKTTTVRPTTTTLSTPPGNETITKPPIKPPIKPMTTKPIAPELTKATVAGTPRGRTSDTGGRRQKRGADKISAESETTGDESDMVSGETDTIGEEAETTGDEVETIGEEAETTGDEVETIGEEGDTIGEEAETTGDEDEMIGEEGDTISEEAETTGDEDETIGEEGDTISEEAETTGDEDETIGEEAETIGEEAETNVDESDTTEMDESLEEMFNEEESKFDEEEMMEDDNRMGDEDEESDEEDIENEQELEEEGKRKKRFVPRSKPKRKPKRKWKPWSLGFYGLFQLSDSTFCDSGYRWTRNVCKTSCKAFTDDNIEDDIDCFVKSRYWLFLLKSARRCYRARNFFNKCN; translated from the exons ATGAAGTTGGGGCTGCTGGTTGTGCTGGCTGTGGCGGTTCTGGTGCCCAGTCTGTCCGAGGGCCGGATCGTCTCCAGATGTGAGCTGAAAGACAAGCTCGGGGAGGCGATCGTTCTGCCCAGAAGGCTTCAAAGGTTCAAGGAAAGAATCTTGACTATAG TTATCTGTGAAGCAGAGAGGAGGTCCCGTCTGAACACTGGCCTGGTCAGGGTGTTCGGAAAACGCAAAACTACAACAGTCAGACCAACAACCACGACTCTCTCAACGCCACCAGGCAATGAAACTATCACCAAACCACCTATCAAACCACCTATCAAACCAATGACCACCAAACCAATAGCTCCTGAGCTAACCAAAGCAACAGTAGCAGGTACACCAAGGGGAAGAACTTCTGACACTGGCGGCAGAAGACAAAAGCGTGGGGCTGACAAAATCAGTGCTGAGTCTGAAACAACTGGCGATGAGTCTGACATGGTCAGCGGGGAGACTGACACAATCGGCGAGGAGGCTGAAACAACCGGTGATGAGGTCGAAACGATTGGCGAGGAGGCTGAAACAACCGGTGATGAGGTCGAAACGATTGGCGAGGAGGGTGACACAATCGGCGAGGAGGCTGAAACAACCGGTGATGAGGACGAAATGATTGGCGAGGAGGGTGACACAATCAGCGAGGAGGCTGAAACAACCGGTGATGAGGACGAAACGATTGGCGAGGAGGGTGACACAATCAGCGAGGAGGCTGAAACAACCGGTGATGAGGACGAAACGATTGGCGAGGAGGCTGAAACAATTGGGGAGGAGGCTGAAACAAACGTTGATGAGTCTGACACGACAGAGATGGACGAGAGCTTGGAGGAAATGTTCAACGAGGAAGAAAGCAAGTTCgatgaggaggagatgatggaggaCGACAACAGGATGGGCGATGAGGACGAAGAGAGTGATGAGGAGGACATCGAAAATGAGCAGGAGCTTGAGGAAGAAGGGAAACGTAAGAAGCGATTTGTACCCCGCTCGAAGCCCAAAAGGAAGCCCAAGAGGAAGTGGAAGCCTTGGTCCCTCGGCTTTTACGGGCTCTTCCAGCTGTCCGACAGCACCTTCTGTGATTCAGGTTATCGCTGGACCAGAAACGTCTGCAAGACAAGCTGCAAGG CCTTCACTGATGACAACATTGAGGATGACATCGATTGCTTCGTGAAGAGTCGTTACTGGCT GTTTTTGCTGAAGAGCGCCAGACGGTGTTATCGCGCCAGGAACTTCTTCAACAAATGTAATTGA